GCTATCACCATTCGTATGATCATGCGCCACCGATAGGGCGACCGACTCACGGGAACATGATATTCTGTGTCCATAGGATTATTCCTCACGATTAATGAGCATCTGAAGGGCCGTTACCTCAGGGCAATGGGTTTGGGCAACCAAATGCCAACGAAAGCTTTGGCCATCCTTCGAAAAGATTCCATCCGATTCACCAGGTTCACTATCGGCATAATCAATACTAAATCCAGCGACGGGCAGATTCGACTCAAAAAAGGCGGCGATCGCATCAGGATCACCTATCACGCCCCCGATGAACGTAATTGGGCCGGTGTCTTTTTCAAAACGTCCTTTGATCCGCGTTGTCGGTGGCAAGGGAATCGCCGCCAGCTCAGGTTGGGGCGGCAAGGCGGGGACCTCGGTAAAACATGCAGGTAACACTTCGGTCGGCGTTGGGGCAGGTGTTGCACTTGGTATAGCGGCTACTTGGGCTGGTGCTACCGATGGCGACGCACAGCTGATTAACCCGAACGCCACCAACACGCAGCCAAATACGGTCGAACGCATACACACGCTCATCTCTCGGCAATGCACCATTGCACATCGCCATGCCACCATCCTGAAGGGAATGGCTTGAATCTTAAACGTTGCTGTATTGTGAAGATAGGGTACGATGAGGGGACTCATCATTCTCTCAGAATACTGCTGCCAAGATTAACAAATGCTGCGAGGGATTTATATCACCCATCATGGTGGTTAATAGGGGGATACCGGCCAAAATACGACACTGCTGGCCAGAGTTATGCTATAGTGGGCCAATCCTGATACATGACCTAATTCTTGAGTGAAGAATTGAGGGTATGATGCGTTTCACCGCGCGGTTTGAGCGTGGTCAGCAAGCGATCTGGTTGCTTGCTCCATGGCTGCTTGGCACATGCTTGCTCGTTTTGCTGCCGTTGCTTGGCACGCTTGGGTTGCTGTTTACCCAATACGATGTTCTCTCGGCTCCTACCTGGGTTGGCCTCACGAATATCACACATGTTGGCAACAATCCCTTATTTTGGCGGGCCATCACCAATTCGCTGATTTTTCTTGCGGTGGCGATTCCCCTGCGCTTTGGCTTAACGCTTGGGCTGGGCGTAGTGTTGGCCAAGCCACGGCCCCATGCCCGTTGGTATCGCACGATTATCTATATCCCCAGTTTGATTCCTGATGTGGCCTATGCCCTGCTCTGGCTCTGGATTTTCAACCCAATCTATGGGCCATTGAACCTGCTGCTAACGGCACTCGGCCTCCCACCATCGCCATGGTTGCTCGATGCCACTAGTGCGCGGATGAGCTTGGTGTTACTGACCGTGTTTCAAATTGGCGATGGCTTTGTGATGATCATTGCTGGTCGCCAATCGCTTAGCCAACACTACTACGATGCCGCAGCGGTTGATGGGGCCAGCCCATGGCAACAATTTCGGCATATTACGCTCCCACTGCTGGCCCCATGGCTTGTCTTATTGATTCTGCGCGATTGTGTTGTGACCTTACAACAAACAATCACGACCACGGCCCTGATGACCAAAGGCGAACCCTATTATGCCACGCTGTTTTTGCCCTCGCTTATCTATCAAGAAGCCTTTGATCGGTTTCGGTTTGGTCCGGCTGCGGTCATGATGCTGGCACTGTTTGTGGGTTTGGGGCTGATTGCCGTCAGTGTAGTCATGATCACGCGGCGTACTCTGGGTCGAGGCTAGGTCATGCGTGTGCGAATGATCCTGAAGCAGGGGTGTTTGCTGCTCGTCTTGGTCATCTGGCTCTTGCCGTTATATTGGATGCTGCTAGCATCCTTGCGTCTGCCTGGTACACCACCAGCGCCTACGATTACATGGCTTCCGCAGCACCCATCGCTCAACAGCTATGCCCAAGCTGCGGCGATTGTGCCGCTCTGGACATTCTTGGGCAATTCACTGCTGATCATGGGCATCACGGTTCCGCTCACGATCGTGAGTGCTTCATGGGCAGCGTTGGGCATTATGTATTTGCGACCATCGCTCCGCATTTGGGTGCTTGGCACGTTGATTGGCTGTCTGCTGATTCCCACGCAGATGGTCTGGCTGCCGCGCTTTATCCTCTTTGCCAAACTGAAACTGATCGATAGTTATTGGCCGTTGATCGTGCCAGCTTTTATGGGGTCAAGCCCGCTCTTTGTGTTGCTGTTTTACTGGGCTATGCGCCGCATCGAGCCGGAAACGCTGGAAGCCGCCAGCCTTGATGGTGCGCATACGCTCCAGATTTGGGCCACGATTGTGATGCCCCATGTGGTTCCAACCACGGTGACCGTGATTGTGTTGACCACCGTGCTGTATTGGAGCGACTTCATTACCCCCTTGATGTATTTAAAATCGGAGTCGCGCTACCCGCTCTCGGTTGGCTTGTCCATCCTGCAACAAATGGATCGGGCCAATTGGCCGATTCTGATGGCGGGTGCGGTGATCATGACCCTGCCATTAATCCTTGGTTTTTTGCTGATCCAGCGTTTATTTTGGCGCAGTATGTTGGATTCACGCTAGCCCAAGCGAAGCAATCACGTGTATTGTGAGCCTATGTTGAGAGGATCGTTATGAAACACTGGATGAAACTACTCCTGCTAATCCCGTTCATTTTAACCGCCTGTGGTGCTGCCGAACCACAACCCATCCCAACCGTGAGCTTTATGGTGTTTGGCGATCCTGCTGAAAAATAAGCCTATGAAGCCTTGGTCAACGCATTTCACGCCAAACAATCGGCGGTGAAAGTGCAGTTAACCCATATTCCCGGCCAAAGTGAATATCGCCAACGGCTTACAGCAGATTTTGCTGCGGGTACGCCCGCCGATATTGTGTTGATTAACTATCGCCGTTTTGCAGGATTTGCTGCCAAAGGTACGCTGGAACCACTTGGCCCATACCTCGACAAAAGCAGCCTGATCAAACGTGATGATTTTTATACCGAATCGATGGGAGCTTTCGATTGGAATGGGCAATTGACCTGTATTCCCCAAAACCTCTCTAGCTTGGTGGTCTACTACAATAAAAATCTCTTCGATCAAGCTGGTTTAGCCTATCCCAAGGATGATTGGACGTGGGAAGAGTTTCAGGCAACCGCTCAAGCCTTGACGATTGATGCCGATAACGATGGCAATCCTGAACAATATGGGCTTGGTACTGAGGCCTCGATCTTTCGAGTCACGCCCTTTATTTGGCAAAATGGTGGTGATTTGGTTGATGATCCCGCCAAGCCAACCCGCCTCAATTTGAACACGCCTGAGGCAGCGGGAGCCTTGGAATGGTTCACCGATTTGCAAGTGAAGCATCATGTCATTCCGAGCCGTGAACAAGAATTGGCCGAACCGCATGAAGTCCGTTTTCTCAATGGACGTTTAGGCATGATTCTCAATAGCCGTCGGGGAGTCCCAACCTATCGCGAAATCACCAGTTTTGATTGGGATGTTGCGCCCTTGCCTACGGGCAAGAGCCGCGCAGGCATTTTGCATGCGGATGGCTATTGTATGGCCGCCGCCAGCCAAGAAAAAATCGCAGCGTGGGCCTTTATCGAGTTTGCTAATTCAGTCGAAGGCCAAACCTTAGTGGCAGCCTCAGGCCGGACGGTTCCCTCACTGCGCAGTGTGGCCGAATCACCAGCATTTCTCGACCCCAACGCTAAACCTGCCAATAGCCGCGTATTTCTTGATGTCATTCCGTATATCCGCAGTGTTCCGGTGATGGACACCTGGGTCGATATTGAGGAAATTATGAATATCGAGTTTGAACGAGCACTCCATGGCGATATTGGCTACGATGAGGCTATGCGTTTGGCAACCGAACGCTCAGCAGAATTCTTCCCCCAGCCCTAAGCCAATTGCAATACCTTATATCCACCAAAGCAACGCGGTTTACAGCATAAACCGCGTTGCTTGATCTATTTAATTAAGCTTATCGGCGTTTTGACCTAACGTTAGCAGTATTTTGCAGTTGCGGCTGGCGAGAGCCTTAGCGTGATTGAGCTTGGTGATTGATTGTGAGTGGTACAATAGCCGCTGCTGATGTGTGATTGGGGTTGGCGATGCGGCGACAAAAACCATTGGATTGGGCAACACTTGGGCCAATTGCGGTGCTGTTGGGCTTGTTATTGTTGATTGTCAATCAGCTTAATCAGCCCAAAACTCAATATGCTCCGTTGAGTGCCTATTTTAATGATGCAGCGGCGAGTGTGCCTCAAAGCCAAGTTACCCCCTTGCCTCCCACCAGCTTACAAGCGATTGAGCAAAGCAACGCCGCTGGTAGCTCTAACCAAATCGATTTAGTGCTCGAAGCCGAGCTGTATCAAGACCAAAGCAACGAATTAGCCAGTGAACTGCAGACGGCCCTCGATTATGTTCAAGAACGCACCAATATTCGTTTGGCCGAACGGGTGACGGTGGTGATCAGCCAAGATGCCCAATGTGGCTTCCATGGCGTAACCTATTCCGATGTGCGAGTGATTTATATCTACAGTTGTGCTGGGGTGGCGAGGAGCCGCGTGGTGAATATTGCCGCCCACGAATTTGTGCATCAATTGGAGCATGATCGCTATGGTGCTGCCCATTTGAGCGCCGATTTGGCGCTTTCCGAGGGCTTTGCAACCTGGGGCGCTGGCCGCTATTGGCTGGGTAGTGCCAGCGATTTTAGCAGTTTTGCCCGCGAGTATCAGTCCAATGGGCAAGCGTTACCCTTGGAAACTCACTATGCTAGCGTTGGCATCGACGGCATGAATGTACTCTATTACCAATGGGCTAGTTTTGTCGATTATCTGATTAACAACTATGGCCGTGAGGCCTTCGATCAATTGTATATTTCAGGTGGTGAACGTCAGCCTGGCGCAGCTAATTACGCTGCAATCTACAATCGCTCGTTTGGTTTGCTCGAGGCCGAATGGCGGCAAACGCTGGATTAGGCCGTGCTACAATGGCCCAAGCAATTGTGCAAAGGAGAGTCTATGCAACCGCCGTTTGGTCCGAATTTGCTTGAGTTAGGCCCGATTGTAATTCGTATGTATGCGATTGCAATTTTGAGTGGCGCGATGCTGGGGGGCTGGCTTGGCGCTCATCGTGCTCGCGCCCGTGGCTATAACCCTAATATCGTTTGGGATTGGTTGATCGTTGGTTTGATTTTGGGGGTTGCAGGTGGGCGAATTTGGTATGTAGCCTCGTCGTGGCCTCAATATCGCGATGGCCCATTTCTCGATATGATTAACACCACCAAGGGCGGTTTGGCCATCCACGGGGCCATCGTTGGCGCGGTGCTGACGGTGATCATCGCCGCATGGCGCACCAAAACCAATGCACTCACATGGATGGATGTTCTGGCCCCATGTTTGAGCGTTGGCCAAGCAATTGGGCGCTGGGGCAACTTTTTCAATAACGAAGCCTATGGCGGCCCGGTCACCAATGGTTTGCCTTGGAATTTGGATATTCCAGCCCAATACCGGATTCGTGGCACTGAGCAGTATGATGCCGCTACCCGTTTTCACCCAACCTTTTTATACGAATCACTTTGGAATTTAGGCGTGTTGTTCTCGATTGTCTTTATCGAACGCCGCTTCCGTGGTCGCTTACGCAATGGCGATTCATTGCTGATTTATGGCGTGCTCTACTCAATTGGCCGTTTTTGGATCGAAGATCTACGGGTGGATAAGCTCTGTACTGGCGGCGTTGGGGGTGCGATCTGTAACGATAGCCTCTCGACCGCTCGTTTGACCAGCATCGTTTTGATTGTTGGTTGTAGCGCCTTGTTTGTGCTGCGCCGCGTGTTGCAGCGCAATCCACCAGCCAGTAGCTACCAACAATGGGATGAACCATGGCAACCAGAGCCTGAAACGGCCAAAGCCACAGCCTAATCACTATCAGGAGCTTGGGGAATCAACCTCAAGCTCTTTTTTTCGCAACAATCCAGCTTTAACCCACGTATGTTTTGCAAGATTTTCAGCCTCAATTGGCCGTTGCCTACGATGTTCTTTTTGAGAAAGGGTCTGCTATGTTTGGAGTTCTGCGTGGGTGCTCGCCGCACCTTGATCAACCAACCCATGCCGCTTGGTGGAGCCATATTTGTGGTATGTGCCTGACCTTGCGCGACCAGCATGGCCAAGTTGCGCGAATTACCACCAATTACGATGCTGCCTTACTTTCGGCATTGTACGAAGCTCAACGCTCTGAGCAAGGCTCGCGCCGCACGAGTGTCTGTGCGTTACGTGGTTTTCGGGCACTCGATGTGGTCGCGGCTGATGATCATGGTTCGCGCTATGCCGCAGCCGTGAGTTTGCTGATGGCCGCAATTCGGCTGCGCGATAATGTGGCTGATCGTGATGGTTGGGCTGGTAAAGTGCCCTTGGTTGCTAACACAGTTGCTAAACGTTGGGATAAAAAAGCTGAGCAAACCGCGCGGGAGTTGGGCTTTGAGCCAGCTTTATTGCGCCAACAAGCCGTCGCTCAGGCTGAAGTTGAGGCCTTGGTTAATGCCGATTTTTGCACCTACTCGGCTCCGACCGAGGCTGCGGTGGGTGCGGCGTTTCGGCATACGGCGATTTTGGCCAACCAACCGAGCAATGCCGAGCCACTTGAGCAAATGGGCCGTATGTATGGCCGCATGATGTTGCTGCTCGATAGCTACAACGATGTGGCCGAAGATCAAGCCCGTGGCCATTTTAATGCCTTATGTGCCACACCCCAAGCCGAATTGCGCACGGTTGCTCATAAAATTTTCAACGATGCCTTTGCTAATTTGCGCCAACAATGGCAACGTTTGAGCTTGCTGCAAGCGCATTTGGTTGAAGTTTTGTTATTAAATATGTTGCCAGCGATTGGCTCAAAAGCTTTTGGCGCATGCAAGCGCCATAGTTTGGCCTGCGCCACGGCCTTGCCAGTTGCGGCGGCATTATTGCCAGCTATGGCCAGCGATTACGATGACGATCCTTCGCGGCGTGACCCCAATCGCGCCTACACTGGGCCAACCCGTGCCCTCAAGCCCCACGAAAATCCTGAATATCAAGGTCAATATCCGCAACAGCCGCCCTACCAAGGCCAATATCCGCAACAACCATATCAAGGCTATCCGCCACAGTACAATCCAAATGATCCGTCGATGTTGCCACCTGGCTCGTTGCCGCCAGCCAGTTCACATTCTGTTCCACCGCCAGGCCATTATCAAGATAGCAAACGTGATGTAGCCTTGGGTGCAGCTTTGTGCTGTTGCCAAAGTCGCCGCCATCGTCGCCACTCGCATCGTTCACGGATTCGCTGTTGTGATGATGATTGCTGTGATTGTTGCCAATGTACCTGCTGTTGTTGCGATGCGACCGATGTTTGCGAGGGCGATGGTTGCAGTTGCTGCGAATGTGGCGGCTGCGGCGATGGTTGCAGTTGCTGCGAATGTGGTGATTGCTGTAGTTGTGATTGTTAATATGCGTAAGCTCGTTATGCAACCAAGCTGCATGGCGAGCTTACCACAGCATCACAATCACAATCACAATGATACAACTAACGGCTACCAGCCAAGGCCAATTGCGGCGTTGATGGTATTCGGGCGAGGCTAAATACACTTGTTGGGCATGGGCAAAAACAGGCCGCGCATCAACTTGCAATAATTCACAATATTGCAGCAGCAAGGGCTTAATTTGCTTAAGCGGAATTTGCATAAATGCGCCTTGTTCGATTGCCTGCAAATAATCCCAGCGAATGCCTGTACGCCGTTCGGCAGCATACAAACTAAGGCCGGCTTTTTGACGAGCTTCGCGCAACAACGCTGCGCCGCTAGGCGGGCGAGTTGGCTGTGGTTCAGCAGGCTCAACTGCCAAACTCGGCAACCGTGGAACTGGCTCAAGCAAGGCTTGGCGTTGAATCAAGCGTTGCACGCGGGCAATTAATTGAGCCTGACTGAATGGCTTGGTCAAATAATCATCAGCACCTAAATTGAGACCACGCACCACATCATCGTCGCTGGCTTTGGCGGTGAGCATCAAAATCGGTACATTGCTTTCGGCCCGCAATTGTTGGCACAACTCCCAGCCGCTCAAATCAGGCAACATCACATCCAACAACACAATTTGGAAGCAATCGCTGGCCCATAAACGCAGCCCAGCCATGCCCGTGTTGGCAAGTATGGCTTGCCAACCAGCCTCGCGCAAATGCATCAGCAACAAACGCCCAATCGCTGGATCATCTTCGACGACTAAAATGTGGGTCGTGCCATTCACGCCGACTCCTGTAATAGCGGCAGATCGAGCAGGACTGCCAAGGCCCAAGCGCTACTAGCAGGATCGGCGCTTTCGGCTAATTGACTGAGGGTAAGCATGGTTGTTGGCTCGTTGCGCCAAGCTCGCAAGCCGTCGATCGCTCGCCGTCGTAAACTTAAGGGGGCGGTTTGATCAGCGGCTAAGGTTTCAACCTCAGCTAACACGGGCGTAAAACGAGCTTGACATAGACTGCTGAGGGCCAAGCTGCGAATAGCGAGCGCTTCACGATCATTGTGCAATAATTCGGCCAATTGCTGTAACGTAGCTTCATCGGCGGTTTCGGCCAACGCTTGAGCTACCCGCAAGCGCAAAGGCAAAGGGTTGTGAGGCCGCAAAAATTCCAAGGTATCGAGCGGGTTTTTTGCTGCTGCCAACAAAATTTCCAGTGCTAACAAGCGCGTGCCAATCGAGCCTGTGGTCGCCAATTCGCGCACCAAACCAAGATGAATCGCGCCTTCAAGTTCTAACAATACGCGCAAGGCATGTAGCCGAATCCGTGTGCTTTTGCCGCCAGCTTGAGCTAAACGATTGAGCAAAGCAATCGCGGTGGGTTCTTGCAACAAACGCAAACCATCCATCGCGGGGATTGCCAAACTAGGGCTGTCGTGCTGAGCGTAGCGCAAAAACAGCGCAATCGATTCGCGATCGGCAACCCGACCCAAACAACGTAATGCTGCCGCTGCGACCTCCAAGGTTGGCCGAGGGTCGCGCAGAATCTGGCGCACCGTGTTCAGACTGGCCTCAGAAACAGGTGCAACCAAACAATCCATTGCGGCCACATGCAAGGCTGGCTCAGCATGGTTCGATGTTAATAATGCTAACATCAAGCCTTCACTATGCGCCATGTGCAATTTATGAAAACTATGCACCGCATCGACCCGCAAACTCAACGGCGTATGATCATCAACGATCATGGTTTCGAGCAACGGCGCAAGATGGTTATCGCCACTCAGGGCGGTCAGCATGGCGCTACGGGTTTGCGGATCAAGCTGATTATTGATCAACATTTGGTGCAAACTGGGCTTGGCTTGGGCTTGTTGGCTCAGGGTATTGGCGGCAACCCAGCGCAATAACGGCTGGCCATTGCCAATTGTTTGGGCCAATTCATATTCGGCATCGCAATTGGCTAATTGCGCAGCAACCACAGGCGCAACCGTCAAACTATAGCGATCAGGATTGCCAGTCAGGGCTTCATACAGCACCGAACGGGCTGCCGAGCCGCCGATTGTGCTTAGAGCTTGGGCGGCAGCGGCCCGTACATTATGCACCTCGCGGGCGACCAACTCGGCCAAACTGGTTGGCGGATCGGCGCTGGTGTTGCCAACCGCCAAGGCTTCGGCCCAACGCCATTGTAAGGCTGGCGAAAAGCTGGCAACTGGCCATTGAATTGGTGGCTCATGCAAATAACCCATTGGCAGCTCGTGTTGCCACGCTAGCTCCAATTGCTGGGGTAATTCACCA
The Herpetosiphon gulosus genome window above contains:
- a CDS encoding carbohydrate ABC transporter permease; this translates as MRVRMILKQGCLLLVLVIWLLPLYWMLLASLRLPGTPPAPTITWLPQHPSLNSYAQAAAIVPLWTFLGNSLLIMGITVPLTIVSASWAALGIMYLRPSLRIWVLGTLIGCLLIPTQMVWLPRFILFAKLKLIDSYWPLIVPAFMGSSPLFVLLFYWAMRRIEPETLEAASLDGAHTLQIWATIVMPHVVPTTVTVIVLTTVLYWSDFITPLMYLKSESRYPLSVGLSILQQMDRANWPILMAGAVIMTLPLILGFLLIQRLFWRSMLDSR
- a CDS encoding sugar ABC transporter substrate-binding protein, which codes for MVNAFHAKQSAVKVQLTHIPGQSEYRQRLTADFAAGTPADIVLINYRRFAGFAAKGTLEPLGPYLDKSSLIKRDDFYTESMGAFDWNGQLTCIPQNLSSLVVYYNKNLFDQAGLAYPKDDWTWEEFQATAQALTIDADNDGNPEQYGLGTEASIFRVTPFIWQNGGDLVDDPAKPTRLNLNTPEAAGALEWFTDLQVKHHVIPSREQELAEPHEVRFLNGRLGMILNSRRGVPTYREITSFDWDVAPLPTGKSRAGILHADGYCMAAASQEKIAAWAFIEFANSVEGQTLVAASGRTVPSLRSVAESPAFLDPNAKPANSRVFLDVIPYIRSVPVMDTWVDIEEIMNIEFERALHGDIGYDEAMRLATERSAEFFPQP
- a CDS encoding response regulator; translation: MNGTTHILVVEDDPAIGRLLLMHLREAGWQAILANTGMAGLRLWASDCFQIVLLDVMLPDLSGWELCQQLRAESNVPILMLTAKASDDDVVRGLNLGADDYLTKPFSQAQLIARVQRLIQRQALLEPVPRLPSLAVEPAEPQPTRPPSGAALLREARQKAGLSLYAAERRTGIRWDYLQAIEQGAFMQIPLKQIKPLLLQYCELLQVDARPVFAHAQQVYLASPEYHQRRNWPWLVAVSCIIVIVIVMLW
- a CDS encoding sugar ABC transporter permease, with the protein product MMRFTARFERGQQAIWLLAPWLLGTCLLVLLPLLGTLGLLFTQYDVLSAPTWVGLTNITHVGNNPLFWRAITNSLIFLAVAIPLRFGLTLGLGVVLAKPRPHARWYRTIIYIPSLIPDVAYALLWLWIFNPIYGPLNLLLTALGLPPSPWLLDATSARMSLVLLTVFQIGDGFVMIIAGRQSLSQHYYDAAAVDGASPWQQFRHITLPLLAPWLVLLILRDCVVTLQQTITTTALMTKGEPYYATLFLPSLIYQEAFDRFRFGPAAVMMLALFVGLGLIAVSVVMITRRTLGRG
- a CDS encoding DUF5685 family protein gives rise to the protein MFGVLRGCSPHLDQPTHAAWWSHICGMCLTLRDQHGQVARITTNYDAALLSALYEAQRSEQGSRRTSVCALRGFRALDVVAADDHGSRYAAAVSLLMAAIRLRDNVADRDGWAGKVPLVANTVAKRWDKKAEQTARELGFEPALLRQQAVAQAEVEALVNADFCTYSAPTEAAVGAAFRHTAILANQPSNAEPLEQMGRMYGRMMLLLDSYNDVAEDQARGHFNALCATPQAELRTVAHKIFNDAFANLRQQWQRLSLLQAHLVEVLLLNMLPAIGSKAFGACKRHSLACATALPVAAALLPAMASDYDDDPSRRDPNRAYTGPTRALKPHENPEYQGQYPQQPPYQGQYPQQPYQGYPPQYNPNDPSMLPPGSLPPASSHSVPPPGHYQDSKRDVALGAALCCCQSRRHRRHSHRSRIRCCDDDCCDCCQCTCCCCDATDVCEGDGCSCCECGGCGDGCSCCECGDCCSCDC
- the lgt gene encoding prolipoprotein diacylglyceryl transferase, coding for MQPPFGPNLLELGPIVIRMYAIAILSGAMLGGWLGAHRARARGYNPNIVWDWLIVGLILGVAGGRIWYVASSWPQYRDGPFLDMINTTKGGLAIHGAIVGAVLTVIIAAWRTKTNALTWMDVLAPCLSVGQAIGRWGNFFNNEAYGGPVTNGLPWNLDIPAQYRIRGTEQYDAATRFHPTFLYESLWNLGVLFSIVFIERRFRGRLRNGDSLLIYGVLYSIGRFWIEDLRVDKLCTGGVGGAICNDSLSTARLTSIVLIVGCSALFVLRRVLQRNPPASSYQQWDEPWQPEPETAKATA